TATCGGCATATGGCGCAATTCTTTGCCGTCGAGCACGATACTGCCGGTATCGGCGGCGATAAGGCCGACTATCATGTAAAAGCTGGTGGTTTTGCCTGCGCCGTTGGGGCCGAGCAGGCCGACAACTTCGCCGCTGTTGATATCCAACGAAAAATCTTTGACAACTTGGCGCTTTTTAAATGTTTTTTGCAGGCTTTTCACCACCAGACTGCTGTGTGCTTGTTCCATAAAATCCCGTTAGGCTGTTGCGTTCCAATCATTGTTTTCAGACAGGCATATCCTGAATCAATGCCTGTCTGAAAAATATCCTGCGTGTTCTGTTCTATATATTCAGACAGGCATTCGTTTATTTTTTGGTGGGCTGTATCACAACGGTAACCCGTTTGCCCGATTTACCCGAAACGGCTTTGCTGCCGCTGACGGTATAAACCTCCGTCCGTGTGTTATACACAATGCTCTCTCCCTCGGCCTTATCTCCGCCCCGGGTTACTTTGGCATTGCCCACCAGCCTTACCACACCGGTATCCGACGCATATTCCACGTTATTCGCCTGCCCGTCGACTTTGCCGCCTTTTTCGAGCTGCTGGCCGAATTTTACCGGGCTGCCGCCCGCCTTCATAAATTGGTTGCCATTCGCATCTTTCGATACGGTAACGCTGCCTGCCCGTATGTACATTGTACCCTGTTTGATAACCACATTGCCGCTGAACGTGGTGGTCTGGTTTTTCTGGTCAAGCGTACCTTGGTCGGCTTCGATTTCAATCGGCTTGCTGCGGTCGCTTTCCAGCGCATAGGAAGGCGCGGCAGCCACAACGGCGGAAAGGGCGGCGGTTTTAAGGATTTTTCGGATCATAAATAATGGCTTTCACTCTTGAGGGCAAGTTCAATACGCCCTTTTCATTGTCGTAAGTCAGACCGTTTGCCGTGCCGTGCGATTGGCCGTAACGGTATTCCACCCGGGCATCGGTGTGGGCATTTTCAGTTTGTGTATCAATAGTGATGTGGCTGGTTTTCAGCATACCGGCAGGTTTATCGGCTTGTGCTGCCTTAGTGAACTCCACATCGTTTTCAAAGTAGATCTGCCGCTTTTCCGTATCATAACGCGCATCTTTACTGGTTACCCGGTAAATCTGCCGACCTTGGGCAAACATTTCCAAATCAGGGTCTGCAAACATTACCTCGTCTCTATTCGGCAACTGCCAGGCTTTTACCGCGCTGAGGTTTTCTTTGACAAAGCCTTGGCCGTCAAACCGTTTTCCGGCGATACCCTGCATTTCATATTTCGGCTCGTTGGGGTTTAACGCCGTTTCCTCCACCTGCACTTCGCTAATCCGGCCCAGCCATGCGCTCAAGCCGCCCAGCGCAACAGCCAACACCAAAGGAAACAGCCAACCCGAACGGAATTTCATGTTCATTTGATATATTCTTCCAATGCCGGCTGCAAACTGCCTTGCGCCTGCATAATCAGATCACACAATTCCCTTACCGCACCTTGGCCGGCGGAACGGCGGGTCACATAAGCAGCGTGCTGCAATACAAAATCATGCGCTTCGGGCACGGCTGCCGGCAAACCGCAACGCACCATCACCGGCAAATCCACCACATCATCACCGATAAACGCACACTCATGTTCTTCGACGCCTGCCGCAGAACGCAGTTCATTATAAGCTGCTTTTTTATCGTGTATACCTTTATAGTAATACCCGATACCGATTTGTTTGACGCGCACGCCCACAGACGGAGCATCTCGGCCGGTAATAATCGCCGTTTGCACACCGCTTTGCTGCAACATTTTCAGGCCGTGTCCGTCCAAAGTATGGAACGATTTGATTTCTTCGCCGTTGTCACGGATAAAAATACGGCCGTCGGTCAGTACACCGTCAACATCCATAATCAATAATTTAATCTTCGCAGCACGCGCTTGGATTTCAGGAGATAAAGTCATCATGACCACATTCTTTCTTTTCAGACAGGCATCGCCAAACCTGGTAAATCAACACTAAGCAATGCGCGCCAGCAATAAATCATGCATGGTTACCACACCTTCCAGCTTACCTGCCCCATCCGTTACCAAAAGGCTGCTGATTTTTAATTCCTGCATACTTTTAATCGCTTCCGTGGCCAACTTTTCCGGCGAAATCGTTTTCGGATTGGTGTGCATCACGCTGTCCAAAGTCAGGTTATTCACTTTTTCGTGCTTTTCAAACACACGCCGCAAATCGCCGTCGGTAAAAATACCCAATACCTTGCCTTCGTCATCCACAATGCAGATCATGCCCAAGCCTTTGGCGCTCATAATCAAAATACCCTCACGCAACAAGGTATCCGTTTTAGCAACCGGCAAACGCTCGCCGGTGCGCATGATGTCGGCCACCCGCAGCAGTAAACGTTTACCCAAGCTGCCCGCAGGATGGCTCAAAGCAAAATCGTCCGGCGTGAATGATCGGGCACGAAGCAGCGCCACTGCCAAAGCATCCCCCAAAGCCAAAGCCGCCGTGCTGCTGGAAGTTGGTGCCAACCCGAGCGGACAGGCTTCTTTCGACACCGCCGCCGTGATATGCACATCAGCATTCCTGCCTAAAGTCGATTTCGGGTTCGCGGTGATGCAGATCAAACCGATTTTTTTACGCTTTAACGCAGGCAGCAAAGTTACGATTTCGTCACTTTCGCCCGAATTCGACACCGCAATCACCACATCCCCGTCAACAATCATGCCCAAATCGCCATGCGCCGCTTCCGCAGGATGAACGAAAAAAGCGGGTGTGCCGGTAGAAGCCAAAGTAGCGGCAATTTTGCGGCAGATATGGCCCGATTTGCCCACGCCGCACACCACCACCCTGCCCGTGCAGTTCAAAACCGCGGTTACCGCCGCTGCAAAGTGTTCGTCTAACGAAGCAGCGATTTCAGTCAAACTTTCCGCCTCAATCCTCAGCACGCCGCGTGCCCATTCAATGTAATTTTCTTGATTGTTTTCCATAATGTCCACTAATCGCTTAGGGCTATCCAAAGCTGCTTTTTCGCGTTAGGATTCCAGAAGCTGTTTCGCATTACCGCACCAACCAATACAGATTGGCAATGCGAAATTTGAATTACCCAGCCTCTTATCAGATTTACTCTAAAACACAAAGGAGCCGTTTAAATGACCATTCTATCGGACGTTAAAGCATTAGGCCAACAAATTTGGCTCGACAACCTTTCCCGTTCGCTCATCCAAAGCGGAGAGTTGGCGCAAATGCTGCAACAAGGCGTATGCGGTGTAACCTCCAATCCCGCCATTTTCCAAAAAGCCTTTTCCGGCGACCCGCTTTATGCAGAAGACATTGAAAAATTAAAAGCACAAAACCTCAGCCCCAAAGCACGCTACGAAACGATGGCCATCGCAGACGTACAGGCTGCGTGTGACGTATGCCTGTCTGAACACCAATCCACAGGCGGCAAAACCGGATTTGTCAGTCTGGAAGTCGCACCGGATTTATCCCATGACGCAACAGGCACCGTTGCCGAAGCCAAACGTCTGCACGCAGCCATTGCCCGCGACAACGTTATGATTAAAGTTCCCGCGACCGATGCCGGTTTAGAAGCCTTAACCGAACTGGTCGCCGAAGGCATCAGCATCAACCTGACCTTGCTCTTTTCCCGTGCCCAAACATTAAAGGCCTACGCCGCCTACACCAAAGGCATCGAACAACGCCTAGCTTCAGGTCTGCCGGTTAACCGCATCCATGTGGTAGCCAGCTTTTTCATTTCCCGCATCGACAGCGCACTCGATCCCACCCTGCCCGAACATCTTCAAGGTAAAGTTGCAATCGCCTTAGCAAAAGCGGCCTACCAAGATTGGGAAAACTATTTCGGCAGCCCGGAATTCTCCCGGTTGCAACAAAAAGGCGCCAACCGTATAGCGCTGCTTTGGGCCTCCACCGGCGTCAAAAATCCGGCCTATCCCGACACTTTATATGTAGACAGCCTCATCGGCGCGCAAACTGTAAACACCGTTCCCGACGCCACACTTAAAGCCTTTATCGATCACGGCACAGCCGAAGCCACATTGACCGGCAACACCGAACAAGCCGAGCAAAAGCTGGAAGAAGTCGCACAACTGGGCATCAATCTCGAAGCGCTGGCAACCCGTTTGCAGGAAGACGGCTTAAAACAATTCGAAGAGGCTTTTGAAAAACTCCTCAAGCCATTGGCATAAGCAATCCACCAGTTATAAAATCAGGCAGTCTCTTTTAGATACATATTCACAAATTAACGTGCCCACAGCAAACACAACCATAAATGCCTGTCTGAAAACTTTCAGACAGGCATCTTTCAAATCATCACACCAACTCAGCGAAACCCTTTAAATTCCTTTAACACAGCAACAAAACCCACAAGCCTCAATGCAAAATTGTAAGGATTCAAAAATATCCTTGTCAGTCAAAATGACCCTATGCTAGTATGCCGCCTAACCCCATGAGGGCCAAATTACCCTGAATTCCGATAGAAAACCCCGGCCCGATTCGGTAAAATACAAGAATACCGGTTATAAGGTTTTCAAATTAACCCGCCACAAGGCAAATTAAGGATAAACAAACATGTCAAACATCGAACAACAAGTTAAAAAAATTGTTGCTGAACAACTGGGTGTAAGCGAAGACGAAGTGAAAAACGAATCTTCATTCCAAGACGATCTGGGCGCAGACTCTTTGGATACTGTAGAGCTGGTTATGGCTTTGGAAGAAGCTTTCGGCTGCGAAATTCCAGACGAAGAAGCAGAAAAAATCACTACCGTGCAACTGGCGATTGATTACATTAACGCCCACAACGGCTAATCGCGTAGTTGAAATATTCCGGATTTCCCCAAATCAGCATCCATATGCCTGAACCGGCGGATTTCCACAAAGCCCCTGTTGCGCGGCCAGTCTGCACAAAGGGGCTTTTAACCTTTCAAGACACCCATCCAAACACTCGGGACAACTAGAGAAACGGGAAGATTTATGAGCCAGAGACGAGTGGTCATCACAGGCCTAGGGCAAGTATCACCCATCGGTAACGATGTAGAAACAGCATGGAATAACCTTTTGGCCGGCCAAAGCGGCATTGATGTGATTACGCGCTTCGACGCATCAGAGCTAAGCAGCCAAATTGCCGGCGAAGTCAAAAACTTTGACATCAGCCAATACATCAGCGCCAAAGAAGCCCGCCGTATGGACGTGTTCATCCACTACGGCATAGCCGCCTCCTTACAAGCCATTGCAGATGCCGGCCTGAACGAAACACCCAATTTAAATAAAGACCGTGTAGGCGTGAATGTGGGGGCGGGTATCGGCGGCTTGCCCAGTATCGAAGCCACCAGCAAAATCGTCGCAGCCGACGGCCCGCGTAAAATCAACCCATTCTTCATCCCCGGCTCATTAATCAACATGATTGCCGGCCATGTTACCATCCTTACCGGCTACCACGGCCCGAGTTACGGCATGGTTTCCGCTTGTACCACCGGCGCACATTCCATTGGCGATTCCGCCCGCATTATTCAATACGGTGATGCCGATGTGATGATTGCCGGCGGTGCCGAAGGAGCAATCTGTATGCTCGGCATGGGCGGTTTTGCGGCAATGAAAGCTCTTTCCACCCGCAATGACGATCCTAAAACAGCATCACGCCCATGGGATAAAGGCCGCGACGGTTTCGTGATGGGCGAAGGTGCCGGCATATTGGTGCTGGAAGAATTGGAACATGCCAAAAAACGCGGCGCCAAAATCTATGCGGAATTGGTCGGCTTCGGCATGAGCTCCGATGCACACCACATTACCGCACCCAACGCCGAAGGCCCGGCACTTGCCGTAACCCGCGCCCTGGCCGATGCCGGTCTGAATCCTAGCGACATCGACTATGTTAACGCACACGGCACATCTACGCCGCTGGGTGACGCCAACGAAACCAACGCCTTGAAGCTGGCTTTCGGAGATCACGCCAAAAACTTAGTGGTTAACTCTACCAAATCCATGACCGGCCACTTACTCGGCGCGGCAGGCGGTGTAGAGGCAGTGTATAGCGTACTGGCGGTCAACAAGCAAATTTCACCGCCCACCATCAACCTCTTCGAACAAGACTTTGAATCAGGTTGCGATTTAGACTACTGCGCCAACCAAGCCCGAGAAATGCCGATTCGCGCAGCCATTTCCAATTCATTCGGATTCGGCGGCACCAACGGTACGCTCGTATTCAAAAAATTCGAGGGTTAACACCCGAAGCCACACAAAATGGCCGCACCTGCCTTGATAAGCAAATCCAGTGCGGCCTTTAAACTTTAATGCATGAACACAATGCCTGTCTGAAAATATCGACTGCTTAACTTTCCCGTATTTCCCTTGCAGCATCTTCAAGCATGTTTTAAAGTTAAAGCAATTTCTACCAAAAGAGAAAAACGATGAAAATTACTGTCATTGGTGCCGGCGCTTGGGGCACAGCACTAGCTATCCATTTCGCATTGCATAACAACCAAGTTGCCATGTGGTCGCGCAACAGCGCCCATCAAGAAGCAATGCAGCAAGATAGAGAAAACAAGCGCTACCTACCCGGCTTTACCCTTCCCGAAAGCCTTTCCGCGCACACAGACCTAAACGAGGCTCTACAAGACAGTGAGCTCGTCCTCATTACCACATCCGTTGCCGGCTTGCGTGACAGCGCAGAGCTTTTAAAGCAACACGGCGCAGGCCATCTCCCTATCATCACAGCCTGCAAAGGCTTTGAGCTGGACACCGGCCTGCTGACTTTCCAAGTCGTTCAACAAGTATTGCCCGACAATCGACATATCGGCGTTTTATCAGGCCCCAGCTTCGCACAAGAACTGGCCAAACAACTTCCCTGCGCAGTAGTTCTCGCCTCTCAAAACGAAGCATGGATCAACGATTTAGTTGCCAAACTCAACACCAACGTAATGCGTCTATACGCCAATACCGACGTTATCGGGGTGGCCGTTGGCGGTGCAGTAAAAAACGTCATGGCCATAGCCACAGGCCTGTCCGACGGCCTGCAATACGGCTTGAACGCCCGTGCCGCATTAGTAACCCGCGGCTTAGCAGAGATTACCCGTTTGGCGGTTGCCATGGGTGCACAACAAAAAACCATGATGGGCTTGGCCGGCATGGGTGATTTAATCCTAACTTGCACCGGCGCACTTTCACGCAACCGAAAAGTCGGTTTAGGCTTGGCCGAAGGTAAGGAATTACATGAAGTATTAACCGAAATCGGCCATGTGGCAGAAGGTGTACCCACCATCGACGAAGTATTCGATGCCGCCTGCAAATACCAAATCGATATGCCGATTACCCAAACGCTTTACCAACTGGTTCGTAAAGAGCTTCCGGTAAAAGAAGTAGCAGCGCGCCTCATGTTACGCGAAGCCAAACCAGAATAATGCTTTTATAAACCTCAAATTAAATGCCTGTCTGAAAATAAAACTTTCAGACAGGCATTATTGACACGCATAGCGCACCACACTATCCTTTCACAAAAATCAAACGGTATTTAAGCATCATGGAACAACCCTTAGATAAATTGGAAATCAGCGTTTACCAGCTGGCTCAAAAATTCGAAACACTCGTTGGCGAAAACAAGCGCCTTACAGATGAAGTCCAACTCTTAAAAGAAGAGAAAATAAAATCAGAGCAACAACACGAAGCTGCGATTGACGAACTAAGTGAAGCATTATTGGTACAGGTCAACAAACTGAAAGAAGATTTACAAAGCAAAATCGACAGCTTAATCTTTGAAAATCAGCAATATCGCGACCTATTAGTAAAGAATGCCGATCAAATCCGCGCCATATTAGCGCGCCTACCGGTAGAACCTTAAAAGAAAGTAGTACAAAAATGAGTGAAATTGTTCAAGTTGACGTTGACATCATGTCCCGCCAATTTAAAATCGGCGCACCGGCGGAAGAAAAAGAAACCCTACTACAAGCAATTGATTTACTAAACCAAAAAATCACAACCGTTAAAGAAAGCGGCAAAATTGTAGAAAGCGACAAAATCCTTATCATGGCCGCATTAAACGTTGTGCACGATTTGCTGAAAATGTCGATGCAGAATGGTTTGGCAATTGGCGAATTTGAGCGTAAAATAACTGACATGCTACAAGTTTCCGAGCGTGCATTGGCCAAACTGCCCAGTGCACAAGCATGAAACAGTAAACTTCTTCTTTCCCTGCGGTGTTCGCTAAGGCATACATTCCTTTGAACCAATAAGTTCGCTTAAGGTTTCCGGGAGTTTACAGTGGGCGCGAGCGTTCTCTTTTGAATGCACCCGAAGCTGTCCAAGGAGACCGCCTTGTCTGACAAGGTTCAAGCGGATTGAGCCTCAAACGGCACCAGCGGGGATCCCCCAAATATAAAACACCGCTGAAGCGGTGTTTTATTCTTTCCCAATCTAAGCGCACAACAATTTAAAAACCAAAACCTATCCCCTATCAAAAAGCTCTAGAGTACAAACACTCAGGCTGAGTTATTCCAAGGAACAAGCATCGCCAAAATATTCGGTTTTGCCCCATAAAAACAACAAGAATTTGCGTTTTCTCAAATGCTGCCCCAGCAGACAACATCAATAAAATTGACAAAAACCCGTTTTCTCCTTAAAATTAGTAGCTTTCTATATATTTATTTGGATTACTCCTCATGAAAACCTTTTCAGCTAAACCGCATGAGGTTAAGCGCGAGTGGTTCGTGATCGACGCAGAAGACAAAGTTCTGGGTCGCGTTGCAGCCGAAGTTGCTAGCCGTTTGCGTGGCAAACATAAGCCAGAATACACTCCCCACGTAGATACCGGCGATTACATTATCGTTATCAATGCAGACAAACTGCGCGTTACCGGTACCAAACACGAAGACAAAAAATACTATCGTCACTCAGGCTATCCGGGCGGCATCTACGAGCGCACTTTCCGCGAAATGCAAGAGCAATTTCCCGGCCGCGCTTTAGAAAAAGCCGTAAAAGGCATGCTGCCTAAAGGTCCTTTAGGCTATGCCATGATCAAAAAATTGAAAGTGTACGCAGGTTCTGAACATCAGCACGCTGCACAACAACCTAAAGTTTTGGAAATCTAAGGACGCGACATGAACGGTAAATATTACTACGGCACAGGCCGCCGCAAAAGTTCAGTGGCTCGTGTATTCCTGCAAAAAGGCAGCGGCCAGATCATTGTAAACGGCCGCCCTGTTGATGAATTCTTCGCTCGTGAAACCAGCCGCATGGTTGTTCGCCAGCCTTTGGTTCTGACTGAAAATGCCGAAGCATTCGACATCAAAGTTAATGTAACCGGCGGTGGTGAAACCGGCCAATCCGGTGCAATCCGTCACGGCATTACCCGTGCTCTGATCGATTATGATGCAGCATTAAAACCTGCTCTGTCTCAAGCCGGCTTCGTTACCCGTGACGCCCGTGAAGTTGAGCGTAAGAAACCCGGCCTGCGCAAAGCACGCCGTGCGAAACAATTCTCTAAACGTTAATCTGTTACCAGAATTAATTGTTTGGATTACAAAGCCCGTCGATATGTACGGGCTTTTTAGTTGGAGCTTAGTGAGCGCTAAAGTTAAATAGTATTCGCTAAAAATACAAATGGGGCTTAGGAAGCAAAATTCATTTTAAAGGATCTTTCCGCAACATTCCCAACAGCACTTTGTACAAATCATCATGCCTGTGATTGAAGCGGAACCCGGTTTCTTTTAAATGCAGGTAAAACGTATGTTTCGGCACCCCGTTAAACTGTACCAAGCGATGCTTCGCGTAGCTCCAAAAAGATTCGATACCGCTGATATGCTGGGTACCACGGGCAAATTCATTATCACCATGACGCACTCTGAAATGCTTCGCGAAGCCCATATCGACCAACCCCTGATAACCTTTTGTAACGTTGCTTTTGAAGCATCGGAAACGATTTCGGTATAAACCTTGTCACCTCGTTTAAGTATGCCGAAAACAATCGTTTTACCGCCCGCACCGCGCCCGCGTTTGCCTCGGATACGTTTTGCGTCGAAATAGGATTCGTCCAATTCCACTATGCCGCAGAAAGTGTCTGCCGCTCACATTCGTCAGCCAATCGTCGCCGTAGTTTCAGGTACAGGCTGTTGATGCTTCTGACGCTGATTCCTGTCAGTTTGGCGGTGTCGGAAGTGGTCAGATCCAAGGAAAAAAGCCGCAGGATTTGACGGAATTTGGACTCGGTAATTTTGCTGAACTTTTGGTAATTGTTTTTTAATTTCATTTCAGAAGCTTATCACTATATTTGGTGATTTTGCTTCCTAAGCCCCTACAAAATATTTCACCTCAACCCTTTAAGAATCCATCATTAACCCCATATAGGAAACTCATTCACATCAAATTAAGGAATTAAAATGCTTTCTACCATTATTATTGGCTTTATCATCGGTGTATTGGCTAAATTTCTACACCCGGGCCGTGATAATTTGGGCCTGATCATGACTACCCTATTGGGTATCGGCGGATCATTATTGGCAGGCTGGGTAGGTCAATCAGTTGGTATGTATCACATGGGCGAGCCGGCAGGTTGGCTTGCTTCTACCATAGCGGCAGTAGTTATTTTAATAATTTACACCCGTGTAATTAAAAAATAAATCATTTTTCAAGAGCAGGCGCTTAAGCCTGCTTTTCCGCGTTCAGACAGGCATTTATATTTATGCAACAGAAAAAATGGCTTTCTTGGTTAAAAGAAGGAAGCATCCTGCTGGTGCTTATTCTACTTATTTCCATTGCATTAGATTGGTGGCGTAAACCAAAAGAGCTGCCAAACTTTGCGCAACAACCCCTCCAAACTATTTCAGGACACAACACCACTTTCGCTCAATTCAGCCAAAATCGTGTGGCCGTTTTATATTTTTGGGGTTCTTGGTGTGGAATCTGCAAGCACACTTCTCCCACGGTGGACAAACTAAGAATAAATGACATACCAGTTTTAAGCGTGGCGCTGTCTTCCGGCAGTGACGAAGAAGTACGCCAGTATCTGAGTAAACACCATTTTCAATTCGATACAATCAACGACCCCGACAGTTCGCTTTCCAAGCAATGGCGTGTTGCCGTTACACCGACCATTGTTTTATTAAAAAACGGCAAAATACTGCATAGTACATCCGGCATCAGCAGCTATTGGGGATTGCGCATGCGAATCTGGCTTTCTGATTTATTTTACTGATAGCCCAGTCAAAAATATCGCAACACATGAATTGAGATGCCTGTCTGAAAAAGAAGACAGGCATTCCACACTCTAGCAGCTTTAGAAATTTTACCTTAGCTAAAATTTCCAATCACAGAACCTGTGGTTGCTCATTGCAAACCAATACTTTCGTCACTTTCGTACTTAAAACATCGAAATCTCATTGTCATTTTTCCTGTTACAACGATTACACAACCGTAAATCGAATCAAAATACTAGACAATTAATTGTTTTATAAAGATAATTAAAACTATCAAGTTAAATTTTTCGATTTACAATATAAATTTCAAATCGAATTCATAGTTTTAATAGCGAAAACAATCATGTATAGTGCGCTTCATTATCCTTGATAAAGGGCAATAAAAAGTTCTTCAAGTTTGTTATATTTACGCTCGCAAACACCAACGATTATCTCTTGCTAACAAAAGGAGCAAACCATGAGCAAATGTCCTGTAACCCACTTAACCATGAACAACGGCGCGCCCGTTGCCGATAACCAAAACAGCCTGTCTGCCGGTCCGCGCGGCCCGCTGTTGACTCAAGATATATGGCTTCATGAAAAACTGGCCAACTTCGTGCGCGAAGTGATTCCTGAGCGTCGTATGCACGCTAAAGGTTCCGGTGCTTTCGGTACATTTACCGTTACCCACGACATCACTCAATACACCAAAGCCAAAATTTTCAGTCAAGTAGGCAAAAAAACCGAAATGTTCGCCCGCTTTACCACCGTAGCCGGTGAGCGCGGTGCAGCCGATGCCGAGCGCGACATCCGCGGTTTCGCCCTAAAGTTCTACACTGAAGAAGGCAACTGGGATATGGTGGGTAACAACACGCCCGTATTCTTCATGCGTGACCCGCGTAAATTCCCCGATTTGAACAAAGCGGTAAAACGCGATCCGCGTACCAATATGCGTTCCGCCACCAACAACTGGGACTTCTGGACCCTTCTGCCCGAAGCCTTCCACCAAGTAACCGTTGTGATGAGCGACCGCGGTATTCCTGCTTCTTACCGTCACATGCACGGTTTCGGCAGCCATACTTACAGCTTCATTAATGCACAAAACGAGCGTTTCTGGGTGAAATTCCATTTCCGTACCCAACAAGGCATTAAAAACCTGACTAACGAAGAAGCTGCCGCAATCATTGCCGATGACCGCGAAAGCCATCAGCGCGACCTGTATGAGTCTATCGAGAAAGGCGATTTCCCGAAATGGACCATGTATATCCAAGTGATGCCTGAAGCAGATGCAGAAAAAGTGCCTTACCATCCGTTTGACTTGACCAAAGTATGGCCCAAAGGCGATTACCCGCTGATCGAAGTAGGTGAGTTCGAGCTGAACCGCAACCCTGAAAACTTCTTTGCCGATGTTGAGCAATCTGCCTTTGCACCGAGCAATCTGGTTCCCGGTATCAGCGTGTCTCCCGACCGCATGTTGCAAGCCCGCTTGTTTAACTATGCCGACGCACAACGTTACCGCTTGGGTGTGAACCACCATCAAAT
This portion of the Neisseria canis genome encodes:
- a CDS encoding protein disulfide oxidoreductase — protein: MQQKKWLSWLKEGSILLVLILLISIALDWWRKPKELPNFAQQPLQTISGHNTTFAQFSQNRVAVLYFWGSWCGICKHTSPTVDKLRINDIPVLSVALSSGSDEEVRQYLSKHHFQFDTINDPDSSLSKQWRVAVTPTIVLLKNGKILHSTSGISSYWGLRMRIWLSDLFY
- a CDS encoding catalase, whose translation is MSKCPVTHLTMNNGAPVADNQNSLSAGPRGPLLTQDIWLHEKLANFVREVIPERRMHAKGSGAFGTFTVTHDITQYTKAKIFSQVGKKTEMFARFTTVAGERGAADAERDIRGFALKFYTEEGNWDMVGNNTPVFFMRDPRKFPDLNKAVKRDPRTNMRSATNNWDFWTLLPEAFHQVTVVMSDRGIPASYRHMHGFGSHTYSFINAQNERFWVKFHFRTQQGIKNLTNEEAAAIIADDRESHQRDLYESIEKGDFPKWTMYIQVMPEADAEKVPYHPFDLTKVWPKGDYPLIEVGEFELNRNPENFFADVEQSAFAPSNLVPGISVSPDRMLQARLFNYADAQRYRLGVNHHQIPVNAPRCPVHSNARDGQGRVDGNYGSTIHYEPNSFGQWQDQAQYAEPPLKINGDAAHWNYREDDSDYFSQPRALFNLMSCEQKEALFKNTAAAMGDAPDFIKYRHIRNCNACDPAYGEGVAKALGLSVADAIAARESDPALGQPGLL